One part of the Paroedura picta isolate Pp20150507F chromosome 5, Ppicta_v3.0, whole genome shotgun sequence genome encodes these proteins:
- the LOC143837466 gene encoding CYFIP-related Rac1 interactor A-like isoform X2: MGNLIKVLGKDLENCPHFFLDFENAQPTEAETAVWNQVNAVLEEAQTILAELQSYTGAGQEIREAIQNPSDLELQEKAWNAVCPLVAKLKRFYEFSLRLENALRSLLEALTSPPYAPTQHLEREQALAKQFAEILHFTLSFDELKMTNPAIQNDFSYYRRTISRNRINNLQLDAESEVNNEMANRMSLFYAEATPMLKTLSNATTKFVSENKTLPIEDTTDCLSTMACVCRVMLETPEYRSRFTNTETLLFCMRVMVGVIILYDHVHPVGAFAKTSKIDMKGCIKVLKDQPSNSTEGLLNALRYTTRHLNDDTTSKQIRALLQ, translated from the exons ATGGGCAACCTGATAAAGGTATTGGGCAAAGATTTAGAAAACTGCCCTCATTTCTTCTTGGATTTTGAAA ATGCACAGCCCACGGAAGCCGAGACGGCTGTGTGGAACCAGGTGAATGCCGTCCTGGAAGAGGCCCAGACCATCCTGGCAGAATTGCAGTCCTACACGGGAGCCGGACAAGAGATTAGAGAG GCAATCCAAAACCCCAGTGACTTGGAGCTGCAAGAGAAAGCGTGGAATGCCGTCTGTCCTCTAGTGGCAAAGCTGAAGCGCTTTTATGAGTTCTCGCTTAGACTCG AGAACGCTTTGCGCAGCCTGCTGGAAGCCCTCACCAGCCCACCGTATGCGCCGACTCAGCACCTGGAGAGAGAACAGGCCCTGGCCAAGCAGTTTGCAGAAATCTTACACTTCACCCTCAGCTTCGATGAGCTCAAG ATGACCAACCCTGCCATCCAGAATGACTTTAGCTACTACAGGAGAACCATCAGTCGAAACCGAATCAACAATCTGCAG CTAGATGCGGAGAGTGAAGTCAACAACGAAATGGCCAATCGGATGTCCCTGTTCTATGCGGAAGCCACCCCGATGCTGAAAACCCTGAGCAACGCCACAACCAAGTTCGTTTCAGAG AACAAAACTCTCCCCATAGAAGACACAACTGACTGTTTAAGCACCATGGCTTGCGTCTGCCGGGTTATGCTGGAAACTCC GGAATATCGGAGCCGGTTCACCAATACGGAAACCCTCCTGTTCTGCATGCGAGTGATGGTGGGGGTCATCATTCTCTATGACCATGTCCATCCTGTGGGGGCTTTTGCCAAGACCTCCAAAATTGAC ATGAAAGGGTGCATCAAGGTCTTGAAAGACCAGCCTTCCAACAGCACAGAGGGCCTCCTCAATGCACTGAG GTACACCACTCGGCACCTCAATGACGACACCACGTCCAAGCAGATCCGGGCCTTGCTGCAGTGA
- the LOC143837466 gene encoding CYFIP-related Rac1 interactor A-like isoform X1, giving the protein MGNLLKVLTYNELDQGPSFFLDFEHAQPTEAETAVWNQVNAVLEEAQTILAELQSYTGAGQEIREAIQNPSDLELQEKAWNAVCPLVAKLKRFYEFSLRLENALRSLLEALTSPPYAPTQHLEREQALAKQFAEILHFTLSFDELKMTNPAIQNDFSYYRRTISRNRINNLQLDAESEVNNEMANRMSLFYAEATPMLKTLSNATTKFVSENKTLPIEDTTDCLSTMACVCRVMLETPEYRSRFTNTETLLFCMRVMVGVIILYDHVHPVGAFAKTSKIDMKGCIKVLKDQPSNSTEGLLNALRYTTRHLNDDTTSKQIRALLQ; this is encoded by the exons ATGGGGAACCTTCTTAAAGTGTTGACTTATAACGAGCTTGACCAAGGCCCTAGTTTTTTCCTTGACTTTGAAC ATGCACAGCCCACGGAAGCCGAGACGGCTGTGTGGAACCAGGTGAATGCCGTCCTGGAAGAGGCCCAGACCATCCTGGCAGAATTGCAGTCCTACACGGGAGCCGGACAAGAGATTAGAGAG GCAATCCAAAACCCCAGTGACTTGGAGCTGCAAGAGAAAGCGTGGAATGCCGTCTGTCCTCTAGTGGCAAAGCTGAAGCGCTTTTATGAGTTCTCGCTTAGACTCG AGAACGCTTTGCGCAGCCTGCTGGAAGCCCTCACCAGCCCACCGTATGCGCCGACTCAGCACCTGGAGAGAGAACAGGCCCTGGCCAAGCAGTTTGCAGAAATCTTACACTTCACCCTCAGCTTCGATGAGCTCAAG ATGACCAACCCTGCCATCCAGAATGACTTTAGCTACTACAGGAGAACCATCAGTCGAAACCGAATCAACAATCTGCAG CTAGATGCGGAGAGTGAAGTCAACAACGAAATGGCCAATCGGATGTCCCTGTTCTATGCGGAAGCCACCCCGATGCTGAAAACCCTGAGCAACGCCACAACCAAGTTCGTTTCAGAG AACAAAACTCTCCCCATAGAAGACACAACTGACTGTTTAAGCACCATGGCTTGCGTCTGCCGGGTTATGCTGGAAACTCC GGAATATCGGAGCCGGTTCACCAATACGGAAACCCTCCTGTTCTGCATGCGAGTGATGGTGGGGGTCATCATTCTCTATGACCATGTCCATCCTGTGGGGGCTTTTGCCAAGACCTCCAAAATTGAC ATGAAAGGGTGCATCAAGGTCTTGAAAGACCAGCCTTCCAACAGCACAGAGGGCCTCCTCAATGCACTGAG GTACACCACTCGGCACCTCAATGACGACACCACGTCCAAGCAGATCCGGGCCTTGCTGCAGTGA
- the LOC143837466 gene encoding CYFIP-related Rac1 interactor A-like isoform X3 encodes MAALEDAQPTEAETAVWNQVNAVLEEAQTILAELQSYTGAGQEIREAIQNPSDLELQEKAWNAVCPLVAKLKRFYEFSLRLENALRSLLEALTSPPYAPTQHLEREQALAKQFAEILHFTLSFDELKMTNPAIQNDFSYYRRTISRNRINNLQLDAESEVNNEMANRMSLFYAEATPMLKTLSNATTKFVSENKTLPIEDTTDCLSTMACVCRVMLETPEYRSRFTNTETLLFCMRVMVGVIILYDHVHPVGAFAKTSKIDMKGCIKVLKDQPSNSTEGLLNALRYTTRHLNDDTTSKQIRALLQ; translated from the exons atggctgctttggagg ATGCACAGCCCACGGAAGCCGAGACGGCTGTGTGGAACCAGGTGAATGCCGTCCTGGAAGAGGCCCAGACCATCCTGGCAGAATTGCAGTCCTACACGGGAGCCGGACAAGAGATTAGAGAG GCAATCCAAAACCCCAGTGACTTGGAGCTGCAAGAGAAAGCGTGGAATGCCGTCTGTCCTCTAGTGGCAAAGCTGAAGCGCTTTTATGAGTTCTCGCTTAGACTCG AGAACGCTTTGCGCAGCCTGCTGGAAGCCCTCACCAGCCCACCGTATGCGCCGACTCAGCACCTGGAGAGAGAACAGGCCCTGGCCAAGCAGTTTGCAGAAATCTTACACTTCACCCTCAGCTTCGATGAGCTCAAG ATGACCAACCCTGCCATCCAGAATGACTTTAGCTACTACAGGAGAACCATCAGTCGAAACCGAATCAACAATCTGCAG CTAGATGCGGAGAGTGAAGTCAACAACGAAATGGCCAATCGGATGTCCCTGTTCTATGCGGAAGCCACCCCGATGCTGAAAACCCTGAGCAACGCCACAACCAAGTTCGTTTCAGAG AACAAAACTCTCCCCATAGAAGACACAACTGACTGTTTAAGCACCATGGCTTGCGTCTGCCGGGTTATGCTGGAAACTCC GGAATATCGGAGCCGGTTCACCAATACGGAAACCCTCCTGTTCTGCATGCGAGTGATGGTGGGGGTCATCATTCTCTATGACCATGTCCATCCTGTGGGGGCTTTTGCCAAGACCTCCAAAATTGAC ATGAAAGGGTGCATCAAGGTCTTGAAAGACCAGCCTTCCAACAGCACAGAGGGCCTCCTCAATGCACTGAG GTACACCACTCGGCACCTCAATGACGACACCACGTCCAAGCAGATCCGGGCCTTGCTGCAGTGA